In Streptacidiphilus sp. P02-A3a, the DNA window GACGGCGGGTCGACGGCGGGCTTGCGGGGGGTTGAACGCGAGGGTGCGGAAGTGGGGCGGTCGCTCCACTTCCGGGGCGGGGCGGGTCCGGGTATGGTGTGCTGACCACCACCGTTGGCGTCGGGAGCCGCAGCAACGGGCGGGTTGGCACTTTTCCGGTCGGACCTCTGGTCGGACTCCTGGTCGGACGGACGGACCGCGCATCGGCGGGCACTCCGGTCCACCGCACTCCTTTCCCACGGCGACCTCAGTCGCGCCGTGCTCCCCCTCATCTCTTGCCGCGCGAAGCCGGAGCGGACCGGTGGCCGCGGCGCTCCCCGAGGAGTCACCGTCATGACTGAGCACACCCCTCAGCTCTTCCCCGTCGTCGCCGTCGTCGGCCTGGGCACCATGGGTGCCGGTATCGCCGAGATCACCGCCCGCAGCGGGCGCGAGGTGATCGGCATCGAGCTGGACGCCGCCGCCGCTCGGGCCGCGCGGCTGCGGATCGAGGAGTCCACCGCCCATTCGGTCGAACGCGGCCGGATGAGCGCGGACGAGCGGTCCGCGCTGCTGGGCCGGATCGGCTTCGGCCACGACCTGGGCGCGGCGGCCCGGGCGGCCCTGGTGGTCGAGGAGATCCCGGAGCGGCTGGAGCTCAAGCGCGAGCTGTTCGCCGAACTGGACCGGATCTGCCCGCCGGAGACGGTGCTGGCGACCGGGACCACAGCGCTGTCGGTGACCCGGATCGCCGCCGCCACCCAGCGCCCGGAGCGGGTGGTCGGCCTGCACTTCTTCAACCCGGCGCCGGTGATGGAGCTGGTCGAGGTGGTCCGCACGGTGCTGACCACCGGGGCGGCGGCCGAGTCGGCGGCGGAGTTCGCCCGCTCGCTCGGCAAGTCGCCGGTGTCGGTCGGCGACCGGCCCGGGTTCATCGTCAACGGGCTGCTGTTCGCGTACCTGAACCAGGCCGCGGCGATGTTCGAGTCCCGTTACGCCACCCGGGAGGACATCGACGCGGCCATGCGGCTCGGCTGCGGCCTGCCGATGGGGCCGCTGGCGCTGCTGGACCTGATCGGCATCGACACCGCGCGGACGGTGCTGGAGGCGATGTACGCCCAGTCGCACGACCGGCTGCACGCGCCCGCGCCGGTGCTGGGCCAGCTGTCGGCGGCGGGGCTGCTGGGCCGCAAGAGCGGGCGCGGGTTCTACACGTACGCCGCGCCCGGCTCCTCCCGGGTGGTGCCGGACCCGGACCGGGCCGCCGCCGAACGGGTGACCGGGCGCCAGGTGCGCGAGGTCGGCGTGTGCGGCTCGGGCACCATGGCCACCGGCATCGCCGAGGTGTTCGCCAAGGCCGGGTACCCGGTGCTGCTGGTCGCCCGCAGCCAGGAGAAGGCGGACCGGGCCCGGGCCGCGCTGGCGAAGTCGCTGGACCGGATGGTCGGCAAGGGCCGGCTCAGCGAGGCGGACCGGGACGCGGCACTGGGACGGGTCAGCGCCTCCGGATCGCTGGAGGACCTGGCCTCGGCCGACCTGGTGCTGGAGGCCGTGGCCGAGGACCTGGCGGTGAAGCAGGAGCTGTTCGCCTCGCTGGACAAGATCTGCAAGCCCGGCGCGGTGCTCGCGACCACCACCTCCAGCCTGCCGGTGATCCGCTGCGCGACCGCGACCGGCCGCCCGCGGGACGTGGTCGGCATGCACTTCTTCAACCCGGCCCCGGCGATGAAGCTGGTCGAGGTGGTCAGCACGGTGCTGACCGCCGAGGACGTCACCGCGACCGTGCTGGAGCTCTGCCAGGCGGTCCGCAAGCACCCGGTGGTCTGCGGCGACCGGGCCGGGTTCATCGTGAACGCGCTGCTGTTCCCGTACCTGAACGACGCGGTGCGGATGATCGAGGAGCACTACGCCTCGGTGGACGACGTGGACACCGCGATCCGGCTCGGCTGCGGCTACCCGATGGGCCCGTTCG includes these proteins:
- a CDS encoding 3-hydroxyacyl-CoA dehydrogenase family protein encodes the protein MTEHTPQLFPVVAVVGLGTMGAGIAEITARSGREVIGIELDAAAARAARLRIEESTAHSVERGRMSADERSALLGRIGFGHDLGAAARAALVVEEIPERLELKRELFAELDRICPPETVLATGTTALSVTRIAAATQRPERVVGLHFFNPAPVMELVEVVRTVLTTGAAAESAAEFARSLGKSPVSVGDRPGFIVNGLLFAYLNQAAAMFESRYATREDIDAAMRLGCGLPMGPLALLDLIGIDTARTVLEAMYAQSHDRLHAPAPVLGQLSAAGLLGRKSGRGFYTYAAPGSSRVVPDPDRAAAERVTGRQVREVGVCGSGTMATGIAEVFAKAGYPVLLVARSQEKADRARAALAKSLDRMVGKGRLSEADRDAALGRVSASGSLEDLASADLVLEAVAEDLAVKQELFASLDKICKPGAVLATTTSSLPVIRCATATGRPRDVVGMHFFNPAPAMKLVEVVSTVLTAEDVTATVLELCQAVRKHPVVCGDRAGFIVNALLFPYLNDAVRMIEEHYASVDDVDTAIRLGCGYPMGPFALLDVVGLDVSLTIEKVLHAEFREPGLAPAPLLEHLVAAGCLGRKSGRGFRDHARR